ATGGCACGGTCGTCTTCGAGCTGCCGCGCGCCGAGTCCGGGCAGGGCATCACCACCGCCGTGGCCATGCTCGTGGCCGAGGAGCTGGACGCGAAGCTGTCCGACGTGCGGGTGGAGCTCGCCGACGCCACGCCGAGCCTGCTGTGGAACCAGTTCACCGGCGGCTCGACCGGCATGCGCACGCTGTGGGAGCCGGTCCGCCAGATCGCCGCCGCCACGCGGGGCCGCCTGGTCACCGCCGCCGCCAAGCGGTGGGGCGTCGAGGCCTCCGCGCTGACCACCCGCGACTCTACGGTGGTCGCCGCCGATGGCCGCACCCTGAGCTTCGGCGCGCTGGCCGTCGAGGCCGCCGCCACCACGGCCGCCCCGGTCACCGGGCTGCCCAAGGACGCCAAGAACTACAAGCTCGTCGGCACCCCGACCGGCCGGGTGGACGCCCGCGACATCGTCACCGGCAAGGCCAAGTACACGATGGACGTCGAGGTGGAGGGCGCGCTGGCCACGGTCGTCGCCCGGCCGCCCACGATCCGCGGGACCGTCGTCTCGGTGGACGACACCGCGGCGAAGGCGATCCCCGGCGTGGTCGCGGTGACCCGGATCGACAGCGGTGTCGCGGTGAGCGCGAAGTCGTTCGACATCGCGCTCAAGGCCCGCGACGCCCTGAAGATCACCTGGAAGGACGGGCCGGCGGTCGGGCTGTCCGACACGAACATCCGGTCCAAGCTCCGGTCGGCGGTCGCGCCCCTGGTGGTGCCGGGGCTGCTGTCGAGCTACATCGACGCCGAGTTCGACTTCGCGTTCGTGCCGCACGCGCCGATGGAGGTGCTCAACGCGGTCGCCGACGTGCGCGAGGACCGGGCCGAGGTGTGGTTCCCGTGCCAGTCGCCGATCGTGGCGCAGAACGAGATCGCCCGGGTCGTCGGCCTGCCGGTGGACCGGGTGACCGTGCACGTGTCGCGGGCCGGCGGGTCGTTCGGGCGCCGGCTGTTCTGGGACCCGGCGCTGGAGGCGGCGGCGGTGTCCAAGAAGATCGGCAAGCCGGTCCGCCTGATGTGGACCCGCCAGGACGACACCAAGCACGGCCGGATGCGGCCCGCGTCGCACCACAAGATCCGCGCCACCCACCTGCTCGGCGACGTGCAGGCCTTCGAGCACCGCATGGCGGCCGTGGAGACCGACCTCAAGCACGGGTTCGGCGAGATCGTCAGCGCCAGCGGCGCGGCGGTGTCCGGCCCGGCGGACGGCCTGCTGTTCTTCCACCTGTCGGCGACCTGCCCGTACAACTTCGGCGTCGTGACGCAGGTGCTCAGCGAGGTGCCGGTGCCGGTGCCCACCGGCAGCTGGCGGTCGGTGTACTCGGCGAACCTGCGGACCGCCGAAGAGATCGTGGTGGACGAGCTGGCCGCGAAGCTCGGGCGCGACCCGGTGAAGTTCCGCACCCAGGTGCTGAAGTCCGCGCGGGTCAAGGCGGTGCTGGCCAAGGTCGCGGCGGAAGGCCAGTGGGGCAAGGCGATGCCCGCCGGGACGGCGCAGGGCGTCGGCGTGCACGAGGAGTACCGGTCGGCCACGGCGTGCCTGGTGGAGATCGACGCGCGCGACCCGAAGGCGCCGCGGGTGACCCGGGCGACCATCGCGGTGGACGTCGGCCTGCCGGTCAACCCGACCGGGCTCAAGGCGCAGATGATGGGCGGCCTGATGGACGCCATCTCGACGGTCCTGCAGGCCGGGGTGCACATCGACGACGGGCGCGTGCGGGAAGGCAGCTTCGGCGACTTCCACTACGCCCGCCAGAAGCACGCGCCGATCAAGCTCGACGTGTTCGTCATGCCGCCCAACGGCCGGCCCGGCGGCGCGGGCGAGCTGGGCGTGCCCGCGGCGGCGGCGGCCGTGGCCAACGCCTACGCCCGCGCGACCCGCACCCGTCCCCGCAGCTTCCCGATCAACTTCTGAGGAGTTCCCGTGCCCACCTACCGGTTCTCCGTCAACGGCGAGCAGGTCGCGGTCGACGCACCCGCCGACACCCCGCTGCTGTGGGTGCTGCGCGACCGCCTCGGCATCACCGGGCCGAAGTACGGCTGCG
This DNA window, taken from Saccharothrix variisporea, encodes the following:
- a CDS encoding molybdopterin cofactor-binding domain-containing protein yields the protein MAGADGRIDPDKSGERKRGIGRRRFLTFAIAAPTLAVGGYVAYDATDAEALPSLPQPADLLDLGDVITLASRPTAWTMALRVETDGTVVFELPRAESGQGITTAVAMLVAEELDAKLSDVRVELADATPSLLWNQFTGGSTGMRTLWEPVRQIAAATRGRLVTAAAKRWGVEASALTTRDSTVVAADGRTLSFGALAVEAAATTAAPVTGLPKDAKNYKLVGTPTGRVDARDIVTGKAKYTMDVEVEGALATVVARPPTIRGTVVSVDDTAAKAIPGVVAVTRIDSGVAVSAKSFDIALKARDALKITWKDGPAVGLSDTNIRSKLRSAVAPLVVPGLLSSYIDAEFDFAFVPHAPMEVLNAVADVREDRAEVWFPCQSPIVAQNEIARVVGLPVDRVTVHVSRAGGSFGRRLFWDPALEAAAVSKKIGKPVRLMWTRQDDTKHGRMRPASHHKIRATHLLGDVQAFEHRMAAVETDLKHGFGEIVSASGAAVSGPADGLLFFHLSATCPYNFGVVTQVLSEVPVPVPTGSWRSVYSANLRTAEEIVVDELAAKLGRDPVKFRTQVLKSARVKAVLAKVAAEGQWGKAMPAGTAQGVGVHEEYRSATACLVEIDARDPKAPRVTRATIAVDVGLPVNPTGLKAQMMGGLMDAISTVLQAGVHIDDGRVREGSFGDFHYARQKHAPIKLDVFVMPPNGRPGGAGELGVPAAAAAVANAYARATRTRPRSFPINF